In Armatimonadota bacterium, the genomic stretch TCAAATTGATGCGATCAAATTTCAAGAAAGTCTCGTTACTCGCAATTGCGATGTCGGTTCTAGCTCCTTCCGCACATGCTCAGGATGATCCGGAATGGTTAGATGGATTCACAGACCCAATTCCCAAGGCTCTGCGGACAGGCATCAACCTAGATGGCATCTACCAAGCGGATTGGCAATACATGGAGAGTCGTCCATGTTATGACGATCGACGATTGACCGTCATGTTGACAGACCATGACTTTCTAAAAATCCGCGAGGCAGGCTTTGAGCATGTTCGGATTCCTGTTTCGCCTGTCGCATTTGGCGTTCATGATCAATCAGGGGCCGTGGACCCACAGTACGTATTCAAACGGAATGCCAATGACACCGGATTCGATAGCTATTGGCCAGTTGGATATCACATCGATGCGCATGAGAATTTCGCCGCTTTGGCTGCCGACATCATGTCTGCACAGGCGCACGATCTCGAAATCATTATTGACTGTCATCCATGGTTGGTATCCCAATCTCATTACAACTCTGCCTGGACAAAGGGAATCGCGACCAAACCACCTTCCGGAACGTTCATGGAGAACTTCTGTACGGATGGTCCGTTACCGATTCCGATTACTCAGAACCATCCTTTGCCAAAGTTCTGGTCTTCGTTTTTGCATGAACTCCGCTTCCACCTCGAGGTGATGGAAAATCCTTTGAATGGAAGTAATGTCTTTAAAGGCGTCCACTTTGAAGTGCTGAACGAGCCAATGGTCAATTTCTGGGGCGGCGGTGCTCCGCGGTATTCGGAGGGAATTGGCGTTCACACACTGCCTTCACAGTTCGAGACCTGGAAATTTGACCAGTTGGAAAATTGGAAATCCATACAAGCACAGGCGATCAAAGCTATTTACAGCGAAGTTGACCCCGAAGGTAGCCGAGTCATCGTTTCGACCCTGACCAATTTGGTCGATAGCTACGGATTGCAAAAGAGAGACCTCGCGCAGTTTCCTGTAATTACTTACCAATTCACACCATACCGGATCGCAGACATGGAAGCTATGGACTGCCCCGGAGATTATGCTCGACGACTCATTTATGCATACCATCCATATCTGCCTTTCAATTACACCCACAAAGTAGAAGTGGCCCTGCGCGATACGTTCTATTATAAGAAGCGTGATTACGGTAATGATCCAGTGACCCCGTGGACGACGGCCACTCTCAATTACCGAGATAACACGTTAGAGACTGAGAATAGCAGTACCCGAACGCGAGCAATGCCGTATATGCTCCAGTGGCTTGAGGACAACAACCACCCAGCTGTGATTGCAACGGAATTTGGCGCCATTAAGAGGGAAAGCGAGCACTATGATGAACCGTTACAGCCGCCCACTGGCCCCTCATTATTGACGATTAATGACTGGCAACGACTAAAGTGGCACTATGACATGCGCACCTTGCTCGAAGCGCAAAGTTCGGGCTGGACGGTGTTCGGCTACACCAGCACTTGGGGTATGACGGGTAGGTTCGTTTATCTGCAGCGATTCTTCTTGTCCGATAACCCGATTTATCACCGAAGTGAATCTCGAGATGGAAGCGCCGTTTTCGATCCAGAGATGATGAACGCTTTATTCGGAGACTCGAGGCCGAACGGAGATGGTGTAGATGATTAAGAAGTATTCGACTTTCGTCCTATTGCTTACTTGCAGCGTATCTCACGCACTGACTTGGTCGATGCGTGAGGTCGTGCCATCAGGGGAGTTCGACGTCGTTATCTCTGGCATTAATAACGCGGGGCAAATCGCTGCAAGTTCTCAATATAACCAAAGGGCTTTGCGAATAAATCCAGATGGTTCGACGAATGTCCTGCAAGCCAGCGATACAGGATATCGGTTCACGGCGGCTGGGGGCATAAACGAGAATGGTGAAGTTGCCGTGTTCGGTGAACGGCGCACAGAAAGTCCGGGCTCAAAAGTGAGTTATTGGACGCCTGGTGTGGGACTTACGGGTTTAGTCGCTCCGGATCCTGGCGAGTATTTTTCGGTCCAGAGTTTCGCGATCAATAATTCACGTTCCGCAGTCGGTTGGGCGCAGTGGGCAGGTCCGGGCGGCAGTGTTCCTTCAGGGATTGCAACGTATTACTCGCCGGATTCGGGCGGATACCTTGTTCCTGGGAACTGGGATGGAGACAATCTCGCCAGAGACATTAACGATGCTGGGAACATCGTGGGCTGTGTGAACTTGAATCCGATTCGCTGGAACCAAGACGGAAGTTACACATCGCTGGCGCTCGCCGGGCACTACGGCGTCGCAACAAGCATCAACTCAAGCGGAATGATCAGTGGTGTATTGAACAGTTCGTCGAGAAGGTACTTAGCGATTTGGAATGCGGCCGGACAATTGGTTCAAAAAATCGACATCGGTTCAAGAATCCCCGTCCCCAGTGCTCCCACCGACTACAGCTTCATCAATGACAACGGCGATGTTGTAGTGACCGGCGTTGTCAATGGTGCTGCAAGGCAATTCTTCTGGTCTCAGTCGACCGGAATTCTTGACTTTACTGACTCAATTTCGAATCGGAATGGGTTCAACTTGACTATCAGGGGGATCAATAACCGTCGGGAAATCATCTGCAACGGATATTTGGGAACTAACTACAAGTACAACCTGCTCCTCACGCCAGTGCCGGAGCCATCTGAGCTGGTTGCTCTCGGAGTTGGGCTGGTGGGCGTCGGCCTCACCCGCCTCAAGAGAAAAGCGGCCTGAGAGGCCCGGGTTCGAGTGGTCGGCGCGAGAATGTGTGCATCGTTTTGAGCGCACGGTACGTCTCGCCGCCCTCTCACCTGGGTATAATCTGCAAAAAGCTCACTCTCGACAAAGGCGAGATTGGGCGATTTTTGCGAACGAGGACCTAAAAAAGCATCATGCCTAGCGTCGGCAAAGTTATTCAAGTTATGGGCCCCGTGGTGGACTGCCGGTTCAGCACAGACAGCCTTCCCGGAATTTATAACGCGATTTCGATCGTGGACGAAAAGCGAGGAATCAACCTCACCTGCGAAGTTGCTCAGCACCTTGGCGATGACATTGTTCGAACAGTTGCGTTGGCTTCGACCGACGGTCTTGTTCGCGGAATGGACGCCGTTGATTCGGGCAACCCGATTAAGGTTCCTGTTGGCGATGCCACTCTCGGCCGAGTTTTTAACCTCCTCGGCAACCCGATTGACATTTTAGAATCGGGCGAGCACGCTGGTACCGCCGAACAACGCCAAGCCAAGGCCGCCAAGTTGGCCGAAGCCCCACGTCTTCCAATCCACCGCCAACCGCCTACCTTTAAGGATCAGAGTGTGAAGGTGGAATTGCTCGTCACCGGTCTGAAGGTTATTGACCTTCTCGTTCCATTTAACAAGGGTGGAAAGATTGGTCTGTTTGGTGGTGCTGGTCTGGGCAAGACGGTGACCATTCAAGAGCTGATTCGAAACATCGCTGTGGAAGCTTCTGGTGTTGCTGTGTTTGCTGGCGTGGGCGAGCGAACTCGTGAAGGCAACGACCTCTGGCTTGAAATGTCTGAAGCCGAATACGCCGATCCAAACGGTCCGATCGAGCGCGATGGCAAGAAATACAGCCGCGTTATCGACAAGACTGCGATGGTGTTTGGTCAGATGAACGAGCCACCAGGAGCACGTCTCCGAGTCGCTCTGACCGCGCTCACCATGGCCGAGTATTTCCGCGATGAAATCGGCACCGACGTTCTGATCTTCGTGGACAACGTTTTCCGATTCGTGCAAGCGGGTTCGGAGGTTTCGGCGCTTCTCGGCCGAATGCCTTCCGCTGTGGGTTACCAGCCAACTCTGGCCACAGAAATGGGCTTCTTGCAAGAGCGAATTACCTCGACCAACAAAGGTTCGGTGACTTCGGTTCAAGCTGTTTACGTTCCTGCTGACGACCCTACAGACCCTGCGCCAGCAACCACTTTTAGCCACTTGGACGCTTACATTTATTTGGAACGCGCCATTGCTTCAAAGGGCTTGTTCCCTGCGGTTGACCCACTGGCTTCGACTTCCAAGAACCTCGACCCGGCGATCGTCGGTGAAGAGCACTACATGGTCGCTCGAGCTGTCCAGGTGATCTTGCAGCGCTACAAGGAACTCCAAGACATCATCGCGATTCTCGGTATCGACGAATTGTCGGACGAAGACAAGCTCCTCGTCTCCCGAGCGCGAAAGATCGAAAGGTTCATGTCGCAGCCGTTCTTCGTTGCAGAGCAGTTCACCGGTAACGCTGGAAAGTTCGTCTCGCTCGCTGATACCATCAAGAGCTTCAAAGCGCTCATCGATGGAGAACTGGACGAAGTCCCAGAGCAAGCATTCTTGTACTGCGGCGGACTCGAAGACGTTTACGCCAAGGCCGAAAAGCTCAAGGCATAATCCACCTTTTCGGTTA encodes the following:
- the atpD gene encoding F0F1 ATP synthase subunit beta — its product is MPSVGKVIQVMGPVVDCRFSTDSLPGIYNAISIVDEKRGINLTCEVAQHLGDDIVRTVALASTDGLVRGMDAVDSGNPIKVPVGDATLGRVFNLLGNPIDILESGEHAGTAEQRQAKAAKLAEAPRLPIHRQPPTFKDQSVKVELLVTGLKVIDLLVPFNKGGKIGLFGGAGLGKTVTIQELIRNIAVEASGVAVFAGVGERTREGNDLWLEMSEAEYADPNGPIERDGKKYSRVIDKTAMVFGQMNEPPGARLRVALTALTMAEYFRDEIGTDVLIFVDNVFRFVQAGSEVSALLGRMPSAVGYQPTLATEMGFLQERITSTNKGSVTSVQAVYVPADDPTDPAPATTFSHLDAYIYLERAIASKGLFPAVDPLASTSKNLDPAIVGEEHYMVARAVQVILQRYKELQDIIAILGIDELSDEDKLLVSRARKIERFMSQPFFVAEQFTGNAGKFVSLADTIKSFKALIDGELDEVPEQAFLYCGGLEDVYAKAEKLKA
- a CDS encoding cellulase family glycosylhydrolase; this encodes MRSNFKKVSLLAIAMSVLAPSAHAQDDPEWLDGFTDPIPKALRTGINLDGIYQADWQYMESRPCYDDRRLTVMLTDHDFLKIREAGFEHVRIPVSPVAFGVHDQSGAVDPQYVFKRNANDTGFDSYWPVGYHIDAHENFAALAADIMSAQAHDLEIIIDCHPWLVSQSHYNSAWTKGIATKPPSGTFMENFCTDGPLPIPITQNHPLPKFWSSFLHELRFHLEVMENPLNGSNVFKGVHFEVLNEPMVNFWGGGAPRYSEGIGVHTLPSQFETWKFDQLENWKSIQAQAIKAIYSEVDPEGSRVIVSTLTNLVDSYGLQKRDLAQFPVITYQFTPYRIADMEAMDCPGDYARRLIYAYHPYLPFNYTHKVEVALRDTFYYKKRDYGNDPVTPWTTATLNYRDNTLETENSSTRTRAMPYMLQWLEDNNHPAVIATEFGAIKRESEHYDEPLQPPTGPSLLTINDWQRLKWHYDMRTLLEAQSSGWTVFGYTSTWGMTGRFVYLQRFFLSDNPIYHRSESRDGSAVFDPEMMNALFGDSRPNGDGVDD
- a CDS encoding PEP-CTERM sorting domain-containing protein (PEP-CTERM proteins occur, often in large numbers, in the proteomes of bacteria that also encode an exosortase, a predicted intramembrane cysteine proteinase. The presence of a PEP-CTERM domain at a protein's C-terminus predicts cleavage within the sorting domain, followed by covalent anchoring to some some component of the (usually Gram-negative) cell surface. Many PEP-CTERM proteins exhibit an unusual sequence composition that includes large numbers of potential glycosylation sites. Expression of one such protein has been shown restore the ability of a bacterium to form floc, a type of biofilm.) — protein: MIKKYSTFVLLLTCSVSHALTWSMREVVPSGEFDVVISGINNAGQIAASSQYNQRALRINPDGSTNVLQASDTGYRFTAAGGINENGEVAVFGERRTESPGSKVSYWTPGVGLTGLVAPDPGEYFSVQSFAINNSRSAVGWAQWAGPGGSVPSGIATYYSPDSGGYLVPGNWDGDNLARDINDAGNIVGCVNLNPIRWNQDGSYTSLALAGHYGVATSINSSGMISGVLNSSSRRYLAIWNAAGQLVQKIDIGSRIPVPSAPTDYSFINDNGDVVVTGVVNGAARQFFWSQSTGILDFTDSISNRNGFNLTIRGINNRREIICNGYLGTNYKYNLLLTPVPEPSELVALGVGLVGVGLTRLKRKAA